The nucleotide window GCCAATAGGAGCAGGATAATCCCAACAAGGCAGCCAATCAGGATGGGCGTGTTGCTGCTGTCATCTTTGGCTACAGGTAACCCGGCCCTCAGAGTGACGGCAGGAAACTCTGTTAATACAAAACACATCAGGTTCAAGATTACATGTATGTTAGTGTAATGCTAGCtgaatttacaaataattacaaacacCATCAATTAGGCATTTAAAGACCTTCAGAGTGTTCAGAGAGTAAAACCTCTTGTAACCTTTCAGTAAACTTTTAATCTCAGTGCTGGGTAAGGCAGTAATAAGTAAATGTCTTCATGGTCATTGACACACTTTCTGTGATTTGACTTGCTTTCttatacactgtgtgtgtgtgtgtgtgtgtgtgtgtgtgtgtgtgtgtgtgtgttcttatgTCAGTAAATTTAGAAGGCAGCTGTTGTTTTGGGGGACTGTGATAAGCTTTGACGGGGGTAAATGAGCTGTGAGAGTGGTTATAGTCCTAAAGCTAAGAGAGCTAAAGTTAATTCAAAAAGGGACAAGAGCAAGGACAGCTGGAGCGATTTCACAAAGATTCTTTATGAGTTTGGCGATATATAAAAACACTAACTCAAAACAATAGTGCATTgttaaaatcaagaaaaaaaaaaaaaagccacccaagtcatgcaaaaaaaattctCTACTGTCTTCAAGATGGACACGGACACGCATACGCACGCACAACAACCAACCACATTCTCAAAGTATTTTATGTGAGGGCAGGGTTCTCTGTACTGGTAAACACGCCATACAAATCTAAGAGTCTACAGGAGACAGTACTCTTTTCTTCCCCTtgtccttctctctttctctctctttcacctgTTGATATGCTACTGGGCAAAAGTGAAGTAATGGTCATGAGGTGGTCTGGAAAAATGAGGGTGTACAAGTCAGAGAGAGATGGGGTGGGTGACATGAGAGTGCTGAAAGATGAGGGAGGGCAGACTGTGAGCTAGGCCTTTTCAGTTTTTAAAGATGCATTTTCTCAATTATTCTCCCAATAAACCTCATAAAAAGGGTTGGAAATGAAGAACTGGtttcaaaaaagcaaaacaaacaaacaaaaaaattgaattaacaattaaaatatttatttatttaattttagtagtaTCCTTGGTCCAGCGTGctgttgtaataaataaaatgtacacaaacatgACGGTTTGGTACACACCTCGTTATTTGACATCACAGTTTGATTCATTTTTGGTACAGCAGTGGGAAaaactaaacaattttttttaatcttttgtttcTTTACATAAACATTTTAGGAATAAAAATCTACCTCGGCTTATGCTTTAGTGAGGTTACAGTTAACAACAGAGCCCaaacttaaatttaattactATTCATTTTTGAATATAGCAAGCAacactcaacttaaaaaaatatatgcaaacatgATAATTGCAcataatgtagtttttaaattaacttttaaattaaaaaaaattcagtttgttgtttaaaaatattcatttacacAGTGCCTCTCATAACTCGTTCCATAAtaaatttttaacattaaatatttaagacatcactaacaggtaaagtaaaatataatgagtATATAGTCTCTTACTGCTTAAAGTATTAACATTTTGTTGATACTGCAAGGTGTATATAAACTTTAGACTGCAAGTCTATTACTTTCACTCAACTGAACCATTTATAATGGCTggatatgttttataaaaattgtTATTCTTTCTTTCCTCAAGGAATATTTTTGGACTTTCCTGCCTCTTTGGATAATTTTTCTGTTCACACAGACTGTTGAGAGATGTGTGCAGCTTCATGACATGTGAAGTTTACTTCGGATGGAGAGCCTCTGGGACTTTGACAGACAGCACGTCCCAGCAAGTTCATTTGGAGTTCTTTTCTATTtattaactaatttatttatttattcaaacctGCATTCATTAATGCTGGAGTAAGCTGTTTAATGTTGGTGCTAGTAAAGGTTTGAGAACtaatggcctggtttcacagacagggcttagactaagccaggaCCATAGTTCAATAaggacatttaaataattttccttGACATGCCtttgaaaaaacattattgtgtgcatcttgagacaaaacaaaggcactggtatttttaaagatcagtcagtgcacatttctataattttaaacagctcagaattacattttagtcttgGGCTGCTCTTAATGTTTGTTGTACATGGATagataattttctttcttttttttgtattaaatgtgtgttgtttgtgtgttagtAATCCTATATGTTACGGTGACCAAATGACTTCACAAGTATAGAAATACCAATAAATGGACATTTTTAGGTTCCCAATGAGGAAACAGGTTTACACATCTTACAGAATTATGTTTTCCATGATGTTGAAATTAGCATTGTCCTCCAGACTCTTTCTAATAAGTGAGTTGAAGCGTTGTAACTGTATAGTGTTGGGTTTTTCTTGTGCATCagtaaaaatcaataaatgtacagggtttaccattttgtgtttttgctttgatTGTAACTAGGTTATtaagagattattattattattatttaatatactaaaTGTCAACTTCATTGCCAGAGATATATGACACtgaagtatattttagttcacattaattGCGTATTCAGAAGTACATATTTACCATATTTCAAttcacatataaaatattaaagtccCACTTAAGTGGTTAAAAAATATCACTCAAAAGTTAAAACTAAttgcaattaatgtaattttaaattgtaatatatttgaaattaattacaaatgatatgcatttatgtggtcaaaaatattacatttaattcacactattagttcacattaattgcatgtcaatacaTTAATAGTACACTTTAAAGCATATATTAAAGACACTAGAAGCAATTAGGAACATAAGAGCACCAAAACGGCATTTATTGttagaatttcttaaaaaaaaaagacataatttgaaagatgagactttgtttattatcaaaagtaacaatatataaaactGTAAGTTTCCAATGAAGTTCCGCTCGAGCAgtgattaaaacaatgtttttgttgGAAAATTTGCATCCGACTCACCGGAGGGGCTGCTGGTTCCGTTTGTGGGGCTGGGGGTGTGAGGAGAAGAAGCATTGACAGGACGACTGCTGGAGGAAGGCAGAGGAGGAAGGAAGTATCCATCCTCAAAAGGCACTGGAGACAAGACAGAGAAAAgataacagaaaaagaaagatttaGATAAGCAGGCTTTATTTTGGATAAAGCATGAATATTGATCATTTCGTCTCTCTATCTTATCTACAAACCCATCAAAGTGAATGCAGCACAAAGATTCACTTTTTCTTCAAATTTGTCAGGTTTAAGTACCCATCCAAAGTCACACTACTATGATTTagtaactggttttgtggtccagggtcacatatgtctgATACATAATAAATTGCTACTATATACTTGTAAGTGGCTGCAAACTCTGTAATGGTAATGAACAGTGCACCTTGCTGGGAgaggtcaggtgtgtgtgtgtgtgtgtgtgtgtgtgttcatactcGAATAGAAGCTTATCTCGCTGATGAGGAGCCAGCGGTCACTGAAAGAAAAACGGCAGCGCAGAATTTGCGCTGGTCGTCCTCCGAGTGGCAGTGAGATGGTGCGGGACGACGGGTCGTGTAGGTCAGACAGCGGCACTTGAAGACTGAGCGCAGGCTCTGCCCACGGGCTCAGCAGACTGGCCTTAAACTCACACACCACTTCGTTGAACACCCGCACGTGCTGAGTGTGTCTGTGATTACTGTGCACCTGaaacacagacatttaaaaaCCACAATCTGCAATCAGTGCTGGGAACAAAAATAAGGAGCAGTGGAAACAGCCATCAGGGAGAACTGAACTGAAGTTATTACTCcacaaatgaaaaaaaggaaagataCAGGGAGCAAATAAAAGGTGGAAGACTAGAACATATATAATGTGACAGGTTAGACATTAATGGCGCTGTTAGGTCAATGTGTAACTGTGCACATGTGTGCAAACGCTCGCTGATACCGAAAACAAAAGCTGCTGCAACAGCGGTGGAATTTAATGCGTAGCCAAAGCTATCTTACTGACACCTcataagtctctctctctcacacacacacacacacacacacacacacacacacacacatacacacacacacacatatacaccttGGTGAGAAATGATTTTGTAAACAAAGTAAAGACTAAGTTTtagaagaaaatactatttcagtctttctactaaatctcacatttaatttaaagtgttacttgctactattatttattaaatttattagcaatttctgagtgagaACTGTTTTAAAGTAAAACCGACACTGATTTATTCTCAATGTGTGGCAAACTTTGCACTGGAGTTCCTGAAGCAACGGGGGATTGATTTACACAGGAAAGGTGCTGGTGAGACTGGAGCTATTCCGAAACGGCAGGAATACAGCCGGGAATACTCCAAAGAAAGTGTGCATAGCGAGGCAACATAAATCATCTTGCAAAGACACGTGAACAAGTGCTTGTTGTTatggaaaatgttttattaggACCCCTGGTCCTTTTTCTCAGTATCTTTTGGGAATCTGCTGCAAGACGTGCAGGAAGCAAGCATTAGAGGAAGTGTTCAAAACACTGGGAAGCCACAGGAAATACAGGGCGACATGGGACGATGATGGCGTTTGTGAAAAAGAGAAATAAGAGAGAATGTCCTCTCAACACCAGAAAAAGTCAGAAGTGGTACAAATAAATCTGCATTCCTGGTCTGGAAGACCCtttaaaaatgacaatgcaaaCATACAAACTCACATACACGCAAATaacaaacaacagaaaaataaTGGTGCCACAAATTGGATAACAAAACGCTCGGATGCCTCTCAGATTCACACATGACCACAAATGAAAAGCCACGGGCAGAAAGACgaagaaaaacaaatcaaatgttcATTAAAGGGTTGAAGGATAATGACAGACTCCTGAGGGTGATTTACTGAGGCAGAGCTTCATTGCTGTCCTTCTAACTGACTGAGATGAATTCTGGCATAGCTTTTGCTGTCTTGCATTGTTGAAAGTTCAGGTTGAAGATGAACAACAGATCAATtacccaccctcatgtcattccaaacctgtattacttttttttttttttttgcagaaaacaaaatatctttttttagtaaatggaatttaatgttattttggaCCCCAATGATTTTCATTGTATGAAccaaaaagttattttgtgttcagcacaagaaagaaagagatgaagatgagtaaattatgacagaattatcagtttttgagtaaactatcccttaaaacagttttttagaCACTTTGAATGCCTAAAAATCACCTTGAAACCATAATTTAAAATGGCTCAGAAAGTTCTGGTATCATTTGTTTGCCTTGCTGTGATTTTTTGTATCAAAATCAATGACATTAAGGCATTTAAAGTGTGACTTAAATCTCCAAACATATTTTGAGTTGCTGGTACACATACTGACCTGCATGGTGTGAAAGACCCGTGTTTTCTCGAAGTGAAACTCAATGTCAACAGTGGGCTGGCCCAGGGTTTCTTGATTCCAGCCCACATAATCATATCCCGGCCACACTCTCAGCTCTTTACTCTCCATGAAATCATTCCCACCAAAAACACCATCACACAACTGGCCCAATCCTCCGAACATCACCCTACAAAGAAGAGAGAGACATTAAAGCAGTGTAGTCATTaggcatgcacgcacacacacacacacacacacacacacacacagacccatgCATACTCACATCTGGCCAGTGTCAAACGTTAGCTTAGGTATTGCAAACATTTCTCCTCCATCAAAACACATCTGGGAATGTTTCTACACAATATTCGTCAACCCCACTTGACAGATGCACTTACATACATGAGAAAGGGCTCTGGACTTTAACATACATCACAGAAAATGAAGTCTGACAGGAGCAGGTGAGGTTTGAGAAGTTTAGCACAGCAAGTTCTCAACTGCTTGTTTCTGACACACAGCATGAAGCTAGGGTTGTAAACTGAGAAATGGTacccattttcttttttatataatattcgaATGTTTTTTTGCTCCATCATCGGTTCTAGAACGTGCATTCTTCTACAGCTGTAAAATAGTAAGTCTGATTCCAAATTGAGTTCTTTTTAGCGAATCAAAAACATCCAAGCAACCAGTCTGACCACCTTCTAAATGAATGACTCTCAGTGCATCAAACACATCCAGCTTacaaccattaaaacattttagcagTATGTTTCTCAAATtcacattattgtttatttgtttctttgttatgcagttcattgtttatttatgccagtgtttatttatttgtcactAATCGTTGATTCTGGCCAAGAGAATCTAACAATCTCCATCCCTAGCTTAACATACTTGTTTGTTGAACTCAACAAAATGATGATTGATAAATGTTACTTGATGGTTTCTACATCATTTATGTTACCAGTGATTTTCATGCAGATATGGAACACTTGCAGGGAGCATAACAATTTCattcttaaaaaatgaaaatcaacaaAGTTGCGTTTGTGTGTTTATACATTACCCTTCCTCTTTACTGCCATCATAGACGGAGTCATTAAGGTAGACAGGAGTGCCTGACAGGTCCATCACATGACCCACCGGAGCAGTGTACGCCTTCAGCCCGTCTAACAGAGAAGAAGCACATCACTCAAAGGTAAACATCATTCCACTGCAAAATGTGCCTGATGTGAATGTAATGGAGTTGTGTGATGGATTGCTTGTCATGTGTTGGACTCACCCTTCCAAACACAACCGTACAGTTCAACTCTTAGACACACGCTCATCACGCGGTCTGCCAGCGGGTAGAAGCGCACCATGCGAGCTATGACGGGTGGACCCAGGTCCTTCAGGACCACGTCATATGTGTTCTCATTACCTGTCACCACCTGAGCCAAAAACAGCACAGAAGAACTGTAAaataccaacaacaacaaaaaaaatccatattctgctaacaaaactttattattaaaattgataCGAGGGTAACAAACCTCCTGTCCCCGGCGGTCCTTCCACGTCATCCAGTGTCGTCCGTCACGAGAGTATCGCAGCCGGTAGCTCCGTGCAAACTCCCGCCCGAGCCCGTCTGCGTGGCGACCCTGTGTGCCCACcagagacaggaaatgaagcttGCGCAGATCCACCTGCAGGTACTCGGAGCTGCTGGGGAACACCGGACCAGCTGGACACCATGCCCCGTCCCCCTCTCCAGTACTCAACCTAGGACAGGACACAAACATAAGCATTATACACATGCtcaattagataatatagatcaATATAGATctaataaacatatacatatatatatatatatatatatatatatatatatatatatatatatatatatatatatatatatatatagattgtgtgtgtgtgtgtatgtgtgtgtttgcatatatatatatatatatatatatatatatatatatacacacatgtatatatatatatatatatatatatatatatatatatatatatatatatataatgcatacacaaaatgtacaaaatttagggatgtaacaaataaaacaacatttttacaaatactttACACTTAGTCTACTACtggcaatttttttaaattgtgactttttactattcttttttttctttctacattacaaataaaattattatttgttttgaataattttaaatgtacattttgttgagAATTTGGTGGTACaattataattatcttgaaaataaaaattcaaacaaatcacaacacaaaacaaagcaaaatagattaacacacaacaaacaaaataatttttttttttggaatttccCCAATCCAAAGAAAAAAACTGCAGGCTAATGAGGTGATGTGTGCGATGCGAGGTCTGTGTGTAAACACCATTACCTGGTTTCGCTTTCTCTAAAATACACACAACCATCTGTATGACATTTAAGCCATTTCCTTTTTTAAACTTCCTAACACACTTTCTTCACTCACAAACACAAGTAATAGCCTAAAGCTGTCAGCTGGCGCAGCATTAGTGCTAAACGTTTCTCACTCATAGAAGAAATAACAACAGTGAATGTCCCTTCATTCAGCTACTGATATCACATAGGTGACAAGACACTGATGACAGACAGCGGAGACCACAACTGCTCAAATGAAAGAGAAATGCACCTGAGGCAAGATATTCCAGTGAGGTGTGGGTACTGTCACTTCACTGAGAGCTCATTGTGACACAGCTGAGATCAAGAAACTGAGAGCAGTCTGAGACATTTCAGATTTACCCTTGAATCTTCACCATGACTTCAGAGTCACAGAGACACACGGATCAGTCTCAAAGACCctttcaaaatcaaaatgaacTTTAGTCCACTTTGAAATGTTCTTCTGGTCAAGAATAGGAAAATTGAACAAAAAGAGGTCATCAGAGTTAAGTCATGTAAAATGATCAGTGTTGGTCCAGAGCCAATTTTAGAAATTGCAAGTGCAACTTCCTGCAGAACATTCCACCTCTAACCAGTAACAAAGTTTGTTTCTCTGTAATATTGTTTATTCTTTGGTAATTTTATCTGTGTTGCTGCTTTTCTTTTGTGAAGAGTGTTGGCTTGgtttttactttatatacagAATTCAGCAGTTGTGTTCTGGAAGTTAAATTGATGTTTCACATTAACTTATAAACTGTTAAAGACAGACCTACTGTAAACTACATGCTTGTTAATCAATGGTAAATGCTTTTGTTGCAATCAGTGtgcattatttaaactttttttcttttctttttttttttttataaataaatagtaataatagtcTGTAACAACAGAATTCCAggtgaaaaaaatgcatttcccATAATTCTGCAGAGAAATACAATCAGTGTCCCTATAAATACTAGAAactatatatgtgaccctggaccacaaaaccagtcttaagtgccaataaaaaaagagatttatgcatcatctcaaagctttccattgatgtatggtttgttaagatGTGACAATATTTGGtgtgagcaaagaaaaaaaaaaaaaatctaaatagttaGTATCCGACTaaatgaattcttaacaatgcatattaccaatcaaaaattaagtttttatatatttacagtaggaaatttacaaaatatcttcatggaacatgatctttacataatatcctaatgaattttggcataaaagaaaaatcaatcattttgactcatacagtgtatttttggccattgctacaaatatagcccagcgacttaagactggttttgtgctccagggtcacacacacacacacacacaaacatacaatcgTTAAAGTACTCATCATCTTTTTTACTTTGTCTTTCGGAATGGCTCGTCAAAGGATTGTAGTTTTTTTCCTTCAATAAAACTAATAAGCACATAgtctttttacattatttttgtcatgttttcatattctctttttttttttttttacttcaaaacaaATTTGGAAATGTTGTGATTTAACTCAAAATTTCTGGGAAAAtggatatggatatttttcttacaaaaatgcatcaattctTTCCAGAAGGCCTTCGTTCACCCCCTGAGTCATGTGAGACACCCGCTGAGtcccattaaacagcttgaaagttcaaagacaattttttatataactttaatataactggattcatctgaaagaagaaagtcatatacacctaggatgacttgagggtgagtaatttatgggctaattttcatttttgggtgaactaaccctttaaagcatcCCCACCATAAATCCCATCTTCAGCACTTCTCCCTCACTCCATTTTTCCTGTAAGCTCCTCTCCCCTCTGTTCAAAATCCCCTGCTGTCTTAAACAGAATGTGGACTTAATAACAACCACATGATCTGTGTGTTGCCAAAAGACAGAAACACCCCTCGCTAACGCACACACATGCTTCTATTTGTTTCAGGGTGGGATAGTGATTGCCAACCTCAAAGCTTATTAGTCAGGTGTCGTTTTGTGTCTGCTTttgtgtctggtgtgtgtgttgCATCTGTATTCAGCAGCATGTGAGTCTAGTCCAGACAGACAGTGCTGTAATGTCATTACCTAATGCGCTATATCAGGATACGCTCCATTACTGACACCTCATGTAACCTAATCACGTCCCCTCATGAGCCTGACAGAacccacaaacacaaacaaccaaccacaaacacaaaatgtgaaaatgtgtattttgcaACATGCAACAAGAAAGCAGTGTGTGAATTGAAAGCATGTGCTCTACGCTTACCTGCCGTGTTTGGCCTCGGTCGAGTCGGACCAGGCGCTGGATGCAGTGATGTCGGAGTCAGGTATGGTGCGGTCCTCCATCCCCAGAGCGTAGCGACACTTAGCTGTGTGTTACAAAGGAAACACATCAGACAGGCTCTGAGAacaaaactaactaaaatgaaGGAaggtagaaaaaaaacacttattctGGTATTAGCGAtaactaaaatgttttgtttaactgaaataaagctaaaatatataaatacatattagaaaaaaaaaatacaataaaaaaaaaacttttaagaaAAGTTGCCTTGGtaactaaagcccctttcacactgcacgtcggacccggtatatttccggaacattgccgggttgccttctgtgtgaaagcaaacacgtcccggcattgaacccgggtcggtgacctagtaacattgccgggttcgacccgggacgagcgctgtgtgaacaaaagccagatctaatgccttGTCGAACTGATGACGCACGCTATGCGCGACTCTTTTActagctgttttgaaggaagatcatcGTTCCTTCAagcgccgagatcgttcgcttgcttcagtgaaagtgtaacgtgcctaacgtttttgactcgtacattacacatcaccctgatgtcacgtgtcattacaggatatttacgggttgtgtgtgaaagcacgcacatatcccgggtaatcactggcagtgtgaaagtgcaaaacaattgccggaacactttacccgtgtatttgccggaatggcagtgtgaaaggggcttaaatgaaataaaataagttcatattgaattactaaaaataataaaactgaataaagctTAAGCtaattcttttatatttt belongs to Carassius auratus strain Wakin unplaced genomic scaffold, ASM336829v1 scaf_tig00023532, whole genome shotgun sequence and includes:
- the LOC113077902 gene encoding epithelial discoidin domain-containing receptor 1-like isoform X2, whose product is MATQLLPLLPALLSVLLVPWTAAQDVDWHFDTAKCRYALGMEDRTIPDSDITASSAWSDSTEAKHGRLSTGEGDGAWCPAGPVFPSSSEYLQVDLRKLHFLSLVGTQGRHADGLGREFARSYRLRYSRDGRHWMTWKDRRGQEVVTGNENTYDVVLKDLGPPVIARMVRFYPLADRVMSVCLRVELYGCVWKDGLKAYTAPVGHVMDLSGTPVYLNDSVYDGSKEEGVMFGGLGQLCDGVFGGNDFMESKELRVWPGYDYVGWNQETLGQPTVDIEFHFEKTRVFHTMQVHSNHRHTQHVRVFNEVVCEFKASLLSPWAEPALSLQVPLSDLHDPSSRTISLPLGGRPAQILRCRFSFSDRWLLISEISFYSMPFEDGYFLPPLPSSSSRPVNASSPHTPSPTNGTSSPSEFPAVTLRAGLPVAKDDSSNTPILIGCLVGIILLLLAVIAVILWRQYWKKLLGKAQGSLSSDELRVHLSVPSDSVVINNTNTHTYSSRYQRIHTFPDDRDRDGEYQEPSTVLRPREQRDSTAYHLLLSDLTHGPNRLTNCHSQREKPQNLSQGKREGFILPQKWARGGVLPREHFEVP
- the LOC113077902 gene encoding epithelial discoidin domain-containing receptor 1-like isoform X1 produces the protein MATQLLPLLPALLSVLLVPWTAAQDVDWHFDTAKCRYALGMEDRTIPDSDITASSAWSDSTEAKHGRLSTGEGDGAWCPAGPVFPSSSEYLQVDLRKLHFLSLVGTQGRHADGLGREFARSYRLRYSRDGRHWMTWKDRRGQEVVTGNENTYDVVLKDLGPPVIARMVRFYPLADRVMSVCLRVELYGCVWKDGLKAYTAPVGHVMDLSGTPVYLNDSVYDGSKEEGVMFGGLGQLCDGVFGGNDFMESKELRVWPGYDYVGWNQETLGQPTVDIEFHFEKTRVFHTMQVHSNHRHTQHVRVFNEVVCEFKASLLSPWAEPALSLQVPLSDLHDPSSRTISLPLGGRPAQILRCRFSFSDRWLLISEISFYSMPFEDGYFLPPLPSSSSRPVNASSPHTPSPTNGTSSPSEFPAVTLRAGLPVAKDDSSNTPILIGCLVGIILLLLAVIAVILWRQYWKKLLGKAQGSLSSDELRVHLSVPSDSVVINNTNTHTYSSRYQRIHTFPDDRDRDGEYQEPSTVLRPREQRDSTALLLNNPAYHLLLSDLTHGPNRLTNCHSQREKPQNLSQGKREGFILPQKWARGGVLPREHFEVP